From one Callithrix jacchus isolate 240 chromosome 2, calJac240_pri, whole genome shotgun sequence genomic stretch:
- the CYTH3 gene encoding cytohesin-3 isoform X3: MMEAFASRYCLCNPGVFQSTDTCYVLSFAIIMLNTSLHNHNVRDKPTAERFIAMNRGINEGGDLPEELLRNLYESIKNEPFKIPEDDGNDLTHTFFNPDREGWLLKLGGRVKTWKRRWFILTDNCLYYFEYTTDKEPRGIIPLENLSIREVEDPRKPNCFELYNPSHKGQVIKACKTEADGRVVEGNHVVYRISAPSPEEKEEWMKSIKASISRDPFYDMLATRKRRIANKK; encoded by the exons ATGATGGAGGCTTTCGCTTCTCGATACTGCCTTTGCAACCCCGGGGTCTTCCAGTCCACAG ACACGTGTTACGTGCTGTCTTTCGCCATCATCATGCTCAACACCAGCCTGCACAACCACAACGTGCGTGACAAGCCCACAGCAGAACGGTTCATCGCCATGAACCGAGGCATCAACGAGGGCGGGGACCTCCCTGAGGAGCTGCTGAGG AATTTGTATGAGAGCATTAAGAACGAGCCATTTAAGATTCCAGAGGATGACGGGAATGACCTGACACACACCTTCTTCAACCCTGATCGCGAGGGCTGGCTCCTGAAGCTGG GAGGGCGCGTGAAGACCTGGAAGCGCCGGTGGTTCATCCTGACTGATAACTGCCTCTATTACTTTGAATACACAACA GATAAGGAGCCCAGGGGAATCATCCCGTTAGAAAACCTCAgcatcagggaggtggaggaccCCCGGAAACCC AACTGTTTTGAGCTCTACAATCCCAGCCACAAAGGGCAGGTCATCAAGGCCTGTAAGACGGAGGCTGATGGCCGTGTGGTAGAGGGGAACCACGTGGTGTACCGGATCTCAGCACCTAGCccggaggagaaggaggagtggATGAAATCCATCAA agcCAGTATCAGCAGGGACCCCTTCTATGACATGTTGGCAACAAGGAAACGAAGGATTGCCAATAAAAAATAG